The genome window GTTGGGTGACGGCAGCTTTAGCGGGAATGTGCACGTCTCCCACCGTCGCTCTGATGATGTGGCGGCAGTACGCGGAGTGAGGGAATACCATCGCGGAGACCGCCTCAGTCAGATTCATTGGCGGGCTTCAGCCAGAGGGACTGGACTGAAGACAAAGGAATTCGAGCATCAGGCGATGAACCAGGCTGTGTTTTTCCTGGACGTCGAAAAGGCGAGCTATCAGAAACTGCCTGAGAACCTGTTTGAAACGGCAGTAAAGCTGACGGCGAGTCTGATCGCCTATGCCAACCGCAATTTGTATCATTATGGACTGGTGTATAAGCAGCACGAGAGGATCAGTATTCCGGCTGCCATCTCACATTCGCATTTTTTGCACGTATTTGACCAGCTGGCCCGTGTCATGCCGCAGGGAAGTGATGCTTTCTCACGTGTGGTGGGCAGGGAGGCATTGGAGCAGCCGCAGGGCGTAACGCTGATCCTGGTGACTCCACGCGTAGAGAAAGAGCTGATAGGACGTCTGATTGCCCTCTCACAAAAGGGCAGGCGAATCCAACTGTTCTTCGTGCATGCAGAGGCTTCGATATCTGCCGAACAGCGGAAAACCTTGCAGCTGCTTACGGCCAGCAAGGTGTCATGTACAGCGATCCACATCGATCATGACGAGTGGAAACGGATAGGGGGTGCGTAGACTCATGCGTGTATGGAAACGTCCCAGTCTGCTGGAGTGGGTGTCGGCCCTCTTGCTGTTCCTGATGATACGAGAGTGGCTGCTGCCTTTGCAAGAGCTGACGGATACAGGGATGCTCTGGCCTTTTCTCGGGATAGCCGCCATCGTCCTGATCCTTGATCAGATCATACCCTACCGCTGGTTGACCTTACCGATCAAGCTGGTTGTCATCTTGTTCCTTCTGCACACGACGCTGTTTGACACTTCGATATTCGGTACACAGTGGCTCAAGGAGCTGGCTGCGCAGATGCTGCGAGATATCCCGCACGCCTTTCAGCAGGATTGGGGAGCGATGTCTCCTGTGACGCGGAATGCCTTGTTTGACCTGCTTCTCACGGTCCTGCTGTCGATGATCACTTATTTGGTGCTCGAACAGCGTCAAGGACTGTGGTTTGTCGTATTGACGGAGCTTTATCTGGCTGTTCTCGATACATTCCTTCCGTACGAGGGGGATGGAGGAATTATCCGCACCTTGATTTACGGATTCTTGCTGCTCGCGGTCAGCCATTTGACGACCATGACGAAACACGCTACGCTGGCGGGGAATCGGAGCTGGATCGCGCTGCGAACGTTGATCGCTCCTATTCTGATCATTGCGGTAAGCGTCGGCATAGCCTATTCGGCTCCGAAAAAGGATGCGAGCTGGCCAGATCCTATCGCGTATTTTACGGGTCAGAATCAGGGAGCTCCTGTCGGGGCTATGAAGAAGGTCGGCTACGACAATAACGATGAACGCCTTGGCGGTCCGTTTTTGCAGGATGATACCCTCGTGTTCGTCGGTATTACGAATGAAGAAAGCTATTGGCGCGGGGATTCCAAGGATCTCTACACCGGAGTCGGCTGGGAAAAAGGAATCCGCGAGTACGAGTCCATCCTAGACCCGAGCAAATACGAATGGAAAGACCAGCTGTTCACCGGCTTTGAAACAAAGAAGGTCAAGGCTACCCTGCAATTCAAAGGTCCACAGCAGTTCGCAACTGTCTTTTATCCAGGACAGTTGAACAAAGTAAGCAATTACCGGCCGCCAAACGCGACAGTCGTCTACGACAAGATGAATCAACAGCTGGAAGTGCGGGCAGGAGCGGTCAAGCTGCTGCAGACAACGAACCATTCGAATCAGCCGGCTACAGGGCCCAACACCCTGCTGTTGAAGCTGAATCAGTATGAGATCGAGGCCGAAGCGCCGATCGTCAGTGAAAAAGCCGTGACCGAAGCGGGGACTGAGTACCCGAAAGAGATCAAGGAGCGGTACTTGCAACTGCCGCCAAGCCTTCCGCCACGAGTCAAGGAGCTCGCGCAAAACATCACCAAGGATGCCAAAACTCCTTATGAAAAAGTGAGGGCCATCGAGAATTACTTGCGTTCGAGTGGAAAATATAAGTATGAAACGAAGGATGTTCCTGTACCGAAGGAAGGTCAGGACTTCGTCGACCACTTCCTGTTTGATAGCTATCGCGGCTATTGCGACCATTTCTCTACATCGATGGCTGTCCTGCTCCGTTCCATTGACATCCCGACAAGATGGGTGAAAGGGTTTGCGCCGGGCGAGCGAGTCGGGCAAGATGAGCAAGGAAATCAAATCATGGAAGTGCGAAATAAGGACGCTCACTCGTGGGTGGAAGTGTACTTCCCAAACCACGGATGGGTACCGTTTGAAGCAACCAGCACGTTTATGTCTCCAGTCCGCTTCAAGTATGATCTGCAAACCTCAGAGCCGCAGGTTCCGCTGCCATTGCCTGATTTGGGGAATGTGGCTGCACCGGA of Brevibacillus choshinensis contains these proteins:
- a CDS encoding DUF58 domain-containing protein encodes the protein MRQQRWGKVKVIGLVLLTYVFAKFQGGFASWFLFYSSLVFLAYELLTYFFLFFGLEVVREIDRNRLQNGDDVIVTIRLRRRFWFPLGWNMVLEPLPDRLAGVYEPHRQLVFPWFKREVEFRYVIPNLPRGYYRLGDCVVSGGDFFGFIERRKVYPLTHEFLVYPTYQTIEHWALGDGSFSGNVHVSHRRSDDVAAVRGVREYHRGDRLSQIHWRASARGTGLKTKEFEHQAMNQAVFFLDVEKASYQKLPENLFETAVKLTASLIAYANRNLYHYGLVYKQHERISIPAAISHSHFLHVFDQLARVMPQGSDAFSRVVGREALEQPQGVTLILVTPRVEKELIGRLIALSQKGRRIQLFFVHAEASISAEQRKTLQLLTASKVSCTAIHIDHDEWKRIGGA
- a CDS encoding transglutaminase-like domain-containing protein, producing the protein MRVWKRPSLLEWVSALLLFLMIREWLLPLQELTDTGMLWPFLGIAAIVLILDQIIPYRWLTLPIKLVVILFLLHTTLFDTSIFGTQWLKELAAQMLRDIPHAFQQDWGAMSPVTRNALFDLLLTVLLSMITYLVLEQRQGLWFVVLTELYLAVLDTFLPYEGDGGIIRTLIYGFLLLAVSHLTTMTKHATLAGNRSWIALRTLIAPILIIAVSVGIAYSAPKKDASWPDPIAYFTGQNQGAPVGAMKKVGYDNNDERLGGPFLQDDTLVFVGITNEESYWRGDSKDLYTGVGWEKGIREYESILDPSKYEWKDQLFTGFETKKVKATLQFKGPQQFATVFYPGQLNKVSNYRPPNATVVYDKMNQQLEVRAGAVKLLQTTNHSNQPATGPNTLLLKLNQYEIEAEAPIVSEKAVTEAGTEYPKEIKERYLQLPPSLPPRVKELAQNITKDAKTPYEKVRAIENYLRSSGKYKYETKDVPVPKEGQDFVDHFLFDSYRGYCDHFSTSMAVLLRSIDIPTRWVKGFAPGERVGQDEQGNQIMEVRNKDAHSWVEVYFPNHGWVPFEATSTFMSPVRFKYDLQTSEPQVPLPLPDLGNVAAPDRGDGRLDDLEEGDSVSGRGR